A portion of the Drosophila innubila isolate TH190305 chromosome 3L unlocalized genomic scaffold, UK_Dinn_1.0 0_D_3L, whole genome shotgun sequence genome contains these proteins:
- the LOC117789114 gene encoding uncharacterized protein LOC117789114: MENAVSLNLEVNPTTNGDSFFDFLDQESSTRGNARSNAIIIKRPFLERAIVPQEMDPLLWIRVNQMDFPSIKTLMLKYLFIPAISVESERVFSKAGQIVSDRRARLKEEKENNLQQQTIT; encoded by the exons ATGGAAAATGCAGTTAGTTTGAATTTGGAAGTCAACCCAACAACTAATGGGGACtcgttttttgattttctggATCAAGAATCTAGTACACGTGGAAACGCGCGATCTAATGCTATCATTATTAAGAGACCGTTTTTGGAAAGGGCCATTGTGCCGCAGGAAATGGATCCCTTATTATGGATAAGg GTTAACCAGATGGATTTTCCTTCAATTAAAACACTAATgctcaaatatttgttcattCCGGCAATATCTGTGGAGTCAGAGCGAGTCTTTAGCAAGGCAGGACAAATAGTCTCGGACCGCAGAGCACGTTTGAAAGAGGAGAAAGAGAACaacttacaacaacaaacaataaccTAA
- the LOC117789105 gene encoding tudor domain-containing protein 3, whose amino-acid sequence MELTTQLKASGWHLTEEGIKSLSSSIEGNLDPRKIIDEALNRDLREIGGGALATKRDDATGMLVGRIVLQVQRVRNIAAPKSNEESKAAPRLLQLDLTDGQASLQALELEPVPALNLNVAPGTKIYFKAEKLQLMHGFLLLRPSDLQILGGRVEALYEKWDFARTMLKYARSGRPPAGSTAPPPWVAFGKSIDATAERNFKSLAAASDKDKPTKENDEFNVMRNEAIAVASKAAVKKVFGGGGQNLVDHNIKKILDKGYSKDEAMVALQLTRNNLERALFNLKRRRDAAGGSSEPQVRAGRGERPSREGKRGASLKDEAEAAKPAANATLFDFLTTKLPPTKTTAADVAADSLKASISSAEKAIFKQYENDSKLSTVNVPESKPQAVGERTRFENNVSSSFAAHRGGPPGRMSRGGGRNRPPRGGGSINSERGGGNMRSKHDNFSRGSEQTHGKSAGRNGQENHNHSHVASKSVAEGKYEQESSVTKDQGINRRSNERPNNRNGNSRAENGNSNNRRRQQGSGSGSAGASAIIPASKPTNAFSNNTNNDEVNTRLSKVVEETANLKLSSSKREPRRGGKQGGGPSSRPPFETQGVSLQSEKKSTEKPLPPQRQPTTDSGRQQSNASYSQLPNGYTYDPSKIMGFQSKETNEFAMSLLKSQGLTIAPSNQTLAQSPPATKQRINSVPSQPGSANFVLPNPQPTLIPSPPQNFGHDAWMWKSGDLCMAKYWDDGRYYEAEITAVSDNTCVVFFLGYGNHEEVLKSDILPITDSQNRPLTNNPQPQHQKTRFRGDRPGQQQQVYVPPHKREY is encoded by the exons ATGGAATTGACAACACAATTAAAAGCGAGCGGATG GCATCTAACGGAGGAGGGAATAAAGTCATTGAGCAGCAGCATCGAAGGCAATCTCGACCCACGCAAAATTATCGATGAGGCTTTAAAC CGAGACTTGCGCGAAATTGGAGGCGGTGCACTGGCGACTAAGCGAGACGATGCCACTGGAATGCTTGTTGGCCGCATTGTGCTCCAGGTGCAAAGAGTGCGGAATATCGCTGCACCCAAGAGCAACGAGGAGTCGAAGGCGGCGCCACGCCTCCTGCAGTTGGATTTAACTGATGGGCAGGCATCGCTGCAGGCCCTGGAACTGGAGCCGGTGCCAGCCCTGAATCTGAATGTCGCGCCTGGCACGAAAATCTACTTTAAAGCTGAAAAACTTCAACTGATGCATGGATTTTTGCTCCTGCGTCCAAGTGATCTGCAGATACTCGGCGGTCGCGTTGAAGCACTCTATGAGAAGTGGGACTTTGCCCGAACAATGCTGAAGTATGCCCGCAGTGGAAGACCGCCCGCTGGATCGACTGCACCGCCGCCGTGGGTTGCTTTCGGCAAGAGTATTGATGCCACCGCTGAGCGGAACTTTAAGAGTCTTGCTGCGGCATCTGATAAGGACAAGCCCACAAAGGAGAACGATGAGTTTAACGTGATGCGAAACGAAGCAATTGCCGTTGCCagcaaagcagctgttaaGAAAGTCTTTGGCGGTGGAGGCCAGAATCTTGTAGAccataatattaaaaagataCTGGACAAGGGCTATAGCAAAGATGAAGCGATGGTTGCACTGCAGTTAACTCGAAATAATTTGGAGCGCGCTCTCTTCAATCTCAAGAGGCGCAGAGATGCCGCCGGAGGCAGTAGCGAGCCCCAGGTGCGTGCCGGACGAGGTGAGCGACCAAGTAGAGAAGGGAAACGTGGCGCCAGTCTAAAAGATGAAGCCGAAGCGGCAAAACCTGCTGCGAATGCCACACTTTTTGATTTCCTTACTACTAAATTGCCCCCAACGAAGACAACAGCTGCCGACGTTGCCGCAGATTCATTAAAAGCATCCATATCAAGTGCCGAGAAAGCAATCTTCAAACAGTATGAAAATGATTCTAAGCTGTCAACTGTAAACGTACCGGAGAGCAAACCTCAGGCTGTAGGGGAACGCACGCGATTTGAGAACAATGTATCTAGCAGTTTTGCTGCTCATCGTGGAGGGCCTCCCGGTCGCATGTCACGTGGCGGAGGACGCAATCGCCCACCCCGTGGAGGCGGAAGTATCAACAGCGAGCGAGGTGGCGGAAACATGCGCAGCAAGCACGACAACTTCTCTCGGGGATCAGAACAAACACATGGCAAAAGCGCTGGCCGCAATGGCCAGGAAAATCATAACCACAGTCATGTGGCCAGTAAAAGTGTCGCTGAGGGGAAATATGAACAGGAGAGTTCAGTTACCAAAGACCAAGGCATTAACCGACGCAGCAACGAGCGTCCGAATAATCGTAATGGCAATTCCCGAGCCGAAAATGGAAATTCCAATAACAGACGTCGCCAACAAGGAAGTGGATCAGGCAGTGCTGGTGCTTCTGCGATTATCCCCGCTTCCAAACCCACAAACGCTTTTAGTAACAATACGAATAATGATGAAGTCAATACTCGCTTAAGCAAAGTTGTCGAAGAAACTGCAAACTTGAAGCTGAGCTCATCTAAACGTGAGCCAAGACGCGGTGGAAAGCAAGGTGGTGGGCCCTCCAGTCGTCCTCCATTTGAAACCCAAGGGGTTTCTTTGCAATCCGAGAAGAAATCAACAGAGAAGCCTCTACCACCACAGCGACAGCCGACGACAGACAGTGGGAGACAACAGTCGAATGCCAGCTACAGTCAATTGCCAAACGGATATACTTATGATCCCAGTAAAATTATGGGTTTCCAAAGTAAGGAAACTAATGAATTTGCCATGAGTTTACTAAAGAGTCAGGGCTTGACAATTGCACCGTCCAATCAAACGCTCGCCCAATCCCCACCGGCTACTAAGCAAAGAATCAATTCAGTTCCGTCTCAACCGGGATCTGCTAACTTTGTGCTGCCGAATCCGCAGCCAACTCTAATACCATCGCCTCCCCAGAATTTTGGTCACGATGCTTGGATGTGGAAGTCCGGTGATCTGTGTATGGCAAAGTATTGGGATGATGGAAGG TACTACGAAGCCGAAATAACAGCTGTGTCTGATAACACGTGTGTCGTGTTCTTCCTGGGCTACGGAAATCATGAAGAAGTACTCAAATCGGACATTTTGCCCATCACCGACTCCCAAAATAGACCATTGACCAACAATCCCCAGCCACAGCATCAGAAGACACGCTTCCGCGGTGATCGTCCgggtcagcaacaacaggtgTATGTACCACCACACAAACGggaatattaa